AAATGTTGTGGTAATCAGCCGGGTACTGTTTTTCTGTGAAATGCCACAGGTGACTACTTTGCGGGAAAACAAGTCGATCATTACACAGATATAAAACCATCGATCTTTCAGCCGAAAACAAGTCACATCACTGACCCATACCTGATTTGGCTCTTGCGTTTGAAATTGCTGCTTTAAAATGTTTGCTTTCTTCTCGTAGCTCTGCAATCTCTCGTAATCCCGCTTGGCGGTGACGCGTATACTGGAAAGCCCCATCTCCCGCATCAGTTCCGCCACCAGTTTCTGACTGACCCTTTGACCACGTTCCACCAATATGGCCCGAATCTTACCCGCGCCGAACAACTGCCTGTTCTCCTCGTAGACGTCACGAATCTGCACCCGAAGCTCTTCACGGCGCATGGCGGCGGCTGAATTTCCCCGCTTACTTCGAAACATGAAGTTGTAAAAGGTACCGCGGGAAACCTCCATGGCCTCGCACAAAACGTGTACGCTGAATTGCCCGTACAGCTTTTCCAGCTCCTTCAGCTTCTCCTGTAAGGGTGCGGACACCGTGCAGCCCGCTGTTTTTAATACCGTAAGCATCTCTTCCAACTTCTGTGCCCGCCGCCGTAGAAACTCAAACTCCCGCGGCGTCATCACCTGCCCGCTTAGGGTCTTAGTTTCCCGGTATTGTCCAATCCACTCATAAAAGCTGCTTTTGGACGCACCCACCTCCGCGCACAAGGCCTTGACCGGCTCACCCGACTGGTAACGGACTACCAGTCTCTGCTTTTCCTCTGGCGTCAATCGCTCTTTCATCAAACCGCTCCTTTCCGCGTTGATACTGCAATCATACCA
This window of the Dysosmobacter acutus genome carries:
- a CDS encoding IS3 family transposase, which gives rise to MKERLTPEEKQRLVVRYQSGEPVKALCAEVGASKSSFYEWIGQYRETKTLSGQVMTPREFEFLRRRAQKLEEMLTVLKTAGCTVSAPLQEKLKELEKLYGQFSVHVLCEAMEVSRGTFYNFMFRSKRGNSAAAMRREELRVQIRDVYEENRQLFGAGKIRAILVERGQRVSQKLVAELMREMGLSSIRVTAKRDYERLQSYEKKANILKQQFQTQEPNQVWVSDVTCFRLKDRWFYICVMIDLFSRKVVTCGISQKNSTRLITTTFKQAFAERKPKKGLIFHSDQGAQYTAYAFRKLLKTVGVTQSFSKPGTPHDNAVAEAFFASFKKEELYRTNYHSEAEFRRRVLDYMDFYNNGRPHRTLHYKTPNRVEQDFQLHDLESSRS